One Nonomuraea angiospora DNA segment encodes these proteins:
- a CDS encoding DDE-type integrase/transposase/recombinase — translation MHGIVADLDPALVTLGVDGTKKYRESFELVYRREATTPNEIWQADHTELDIWVVDERGRPARPWLAAIEDDHSRAIAGYAANLEAPSALTTALAFRHAIGRKPEPDWHVCGIPSVFRLHQGSDFTSAHLEQVMADLKVNPVLTLKDQTHGHGKIERLIGTINQMCLAHQPGYARRGTPTALARRN, via the coding sequence GTGCATGGCATCGTCGCCGACCTCGACCCTGCGTTGGTCACTCTCGGCGTGGACGGCACCAAGAAGTACCGGGAGTCCTTTGAGCTGGTGTACCGGCGTGAGGCCACCACGCCGAACGAGATCTGGCAGGCCGACCACACCGAGTTGGACATCTGGGTGGTCGACGAGCGGGGCAGGCCTGCCCGGCCGTGGCTGGCCGCCATCGAGGACGACCACTCCCGTGCCATCGCTGGTTACGCCGCCAACCTGGAAGCGCCCTCGGCTCTGACGACCGCGCTGGCGTTCCGGCACGCGATCGGGCGCAAACCCGAGCCGGACTGGCACGTGTGCGGCATCCCGTCGGTATTCCGCCTCCACCAGGGATCCGACTTCACCTCCGCCCACCTGGAACAGGTGATGGCGGACCTCAAGGTGAACCCGGTCCTCACCTTGAAGGACCAGACACATGGCCACGGGAAAATCGAGCGGCTGATCGGCACCATCAACCAGATGTGCCTGGCACACCAGCCCGGCTACGCGCGCCGCGGCACCCCGACCGCGCTGGCCAGGCGAAACTGA
- a CDS encoding acyl-CoA dehydrogenase family protein, with translation MSLAGHLHDVAEEYPMLREAIRALAEEKIAPQAAAADENEEFPWQVYKDLVAADFHAVHIPEQYGGAGADALATVIVIEEVARACASSSLIPAVNKLGTVPLLLSASEELKSRYLPAVASGEAMFSYALSEPEAGSDAASMKTRAVLDGDDYVLNGTKMWITNAGVSEYYTVMAVTDPSAGARGISAFVVEKSDEGVSFGPKEKKLGIKGSPTRQVILQDVRIPAWRMIGAPGTGFKTALATLDHTRVTIAAQALGIAQGALDYAIGYVKERRQFGRPIADFQGLQFMIADMAMKLEAARQLTYAAAGMSETAMRGTPVKELTFFSSAAKCAASDAAMEITTDAVQLLGGYGYTRDFPVERMMRDAKITQIYEGTNQIQRMVMARQLLK, from the coding sequence ATGAGCCTGGCAGGCCACCTGCACGACGTGGCGGAGGAGTACCCCATGCTCCGCGAGGCGATCAGGGCCCTCGCCGAGGAGAAGATCGCCCCGCAGGCCGCCGCCGCGGACGAGAACGAGGAGTTCCCCTGGCAGGTCTACAAGGACCTCGTCGCGGCCGACTTCCACGCCGTGCACATCCCCGAGCAGTACGGGGGCGCCGGGGCGGACGCGCTGGCCACCGTGATCGTCATCGAAGAGGTGGCCCGAGCCTGCGCCTCGTCCTCGCTCATCCCGGCCGTCAACAAGCTCGGCACGGTCCCGCTCCTGCTGTCGGCGTCGGAGGAGCTGAAGTCCCGCTACCTGCCCGCGGTGGCCAGTGGCGAGGCCATGTTCTCGTACGCGCTGAGCGAGCCGGAGGCCGGCTCGGACGCGGCGTCGATGAAGACCCGGGCGGTCCTGGACGGCGACGACTACGTCCTCAACGGCACCAAGATGTGGATCACCAACGCCGGCGTGTCCGAGTACTACACCGTGATGGCGGTCACCGACCCCTCTGCCGGCGCGCGCGGCATCTCCGCCTTCGTCGTCGAGAAGTCCGACGAGGGCGTCTCCTTCGGCCCGAAGGAGAAGAAGCTCGGCATCAAGGGCTCACCCACGCGCCAGGTGATCCTGCAGGACGTCCGCATCCCGGCCTGGCGCATGATCGGCGCGCCGGGCACCGGCTTCAAGACCGCCCTGGCCACCCTCGACCACACCCGCGTCACCATCGCCGCCCAGGCCCTCGGCATCGCCCAGGGCGCCCTCGACTACGCGATCGGCTACGTCAAGGAACGCCGCCAGTTCGGCCGCCCGATCGCCGACTTCCAGGGCCTGCAGTTCATGATCGCCGACATGGCCATGAAGCTGGAGGCGGCCCGGCAGCTCACGTATGCGGCGGCGGGCATGTCGGAGACGGCCATGCGCGGGACCCCGGTCAAGGAGCTGACCTTCTTCTCCAGCGCGGCGAAGTGCGCGGCCTCTGACGCGGCCATGGAGATCACCACGGACGCCGTACAACTGCTCGGGGGGTATGGCTACACGCGGGACTTCCCGGTGGAGCGGATGATGCGCGACGCCAAGATTACCCAGATCTACGAGGGCACCAACCAGATCCAGCGTATGGTGATGGCCCGCCAGCTCCTCAAGTAG
- a CDS encoding phosphotransferase enzyme family protein, which produces MGTELGAYVREAFGWDADVVVSAGPRGALGQIWRLDVGPARYALKEIFGEPPSEALIEAELAFGRRAAEAGVRLPAGHRDRDGRHLLSAPGGGTWLRLYDWVDLRPVDLAARATPGELGALLARLHRCAPAAATEPDGGPPDAWYHQVPTEQEWPRVENHQVPAEEERPRAECPQGPAERAGVAWAGRLAERVATLPELCAAVAPADPAELIVCHRDLHPENVLADPSGALVVVDWDNLGPAVPGRELARALFDWFCDGPDADLDAMRAMYEAYVREDGPGRIRQAADFSMLLAGRLNFLLAQTRVALDPGAERRHREWAEREIDEALRILPTPRQLADVLALTASR; this is translated from the coding sequence GTGGGCACGGAACTGGGCGCGTACGTGCGGGAGGCGTTCGGGTGGGACGCCGACGTCGTGGTGTCGGCGGGGCCACGTGGCGCGCTGGGGCAGATCTGGCGGCTGGACGTTGGCCCGGCGCGCTACGCGCTGAAGGAGATCTTCGGCGAGCCGCCGTCGGAGGCGTTGATCGAGGCGGAGCTGGCGTTCGGGCGGCGGGCGGCCGAGGCGGGCGTGCGACTGCCGGCCGGCCACCGCGACCGCGACGGCCGCCACCTGCTGAGCGCGCCCGGCGGGGGGACGTGGCTGCGTCTGTACGACTGGGTGGACCTGCGGCCGGTCGATCTCGCGGCGCGGGCCACGCCGGGAGAGCTCGGGGCGCTGCTGGCACGCCTGCACCGGTGCGCTCCCGCCGCGGCGACGGAGCCGGACGGCGGGCCGCCCGACGCCTGGTACCACCAGGTCCCGACCGAGCAGGAGTGGCCGAGGGTGGAGAATCACCAGGTCCCGGCCGAGGAGGAACGGCCGCGGGCGGAGTGCCCCCAAGGCCCGGCCGAGCGGGCGGGCGTGGCCTGGGCGGGGCGGCTGGCTGAGCGGGTGGCGACGTTGCCCGAGCTGTGTGCGGCGGTGGCGCCGGCCGATCCCGCCGAGCTGATCGTCTGCCACCGCGACCTGCACCCGGAGAACGTCCTGGCCGACCCCTCGGGCGCCCTGGTGGTCGTCGACTGGGACAACCTCGGGCCGGCCGTGCCGGGCCGGGAGCTGGCCAGGGCGCTGTTCGACTGGTTCTGCGACGGCCCGGACGCGGACCTCGACGCCATGCGGGCCATGTACGAGGCTTACGTGCGCGAGGACGGTCCTGGGCGCATCAGGCAGGCAGCGGACTTCTCGATGCTGCTGGCGGGCCGGCTGAACTTCCTGCTGGCCCAGACCCGCGTCGCGCTGGACCCGGGGGCCGAGCGGCGGCACCGCGAGTGGGCCGAACGCGAGATCGACGAGGCCCTGCGCATCCTGCCGACGCCGCGCCAGCTCGCGGACGTGCTGGCGCTGACCGCCTCCCGCTGA
- a CDS encoding TetR/AcrR family transcriptional regulator, producing MTQPTAKPMRADAARNYERILTAARSAFAEQGSQAPLDDIAQRAGVGNATLYRHFPTRQALLEAVHRDHIEALCRQAEALLSSASPGEALMSWLKAVVAQGSTTRGLAASLMAAVGTQEESWCRAAIVTSATALLTRAQQSNAIRQDVTAQQLLKFVNAIALATETEPDRDQQSGHLLDLLLNGLRPAPG from the coding sequence GTGACCCAGCCAACGGCCAAGCCCATGCGGGCCGACGCAGCGCGCAACTACGAGCGCATCCTCACGGCCGCGAGATCGGCCTTCGCCGAACAGGGATCCCAGGCACCGCTCGACGACATCGCCCAGCGGGCAGGCGTCGGAAACGCGACCCTCTACCGCCACTTCCCGACCCGGCAGGCCCTGCTCGAAGCCGTACACCGCGACCACATCGAGGCCCTGTGCCGCCAGGCCGAGGCACTGCTGTCGTCCGCCTCGCCCGGCGAGGCCCTGATGTCCTGGCTCAAGGCCGTCGTCGCCCAGGGCAGCACGACCCGCGGCCTGGCCGCCTCCCTCATGGCTGCAGTGGGAACGCAGGAGGAGTCATGGTGCCGCGCGGCCATCGTCACCTCGGCCACCGCACTGCTCACCCGAGCCCAGCAGTCGAACGCCATCCGCCAGGACGTCACGGCCCAGCAACTGCTCAAATTCGTCAACGCCATCGCCCTGGCCACAGAAACGGAACCCGACCGAGACCAGCAGTCCGGCCATCTCCTCGACCTCCTCCTCAACGGCCTGCGCCCCGCACCCGGCTGA
- a CDS encoding PA14 domain-containing protein, producing MTASARRALRAALAGGLAAAVAIWPVAAPAEAAVSAAVSVDFTKPVRTLSAGDYGVGITGYGEGSYITNDSRHRENLRNLKAGRMRIELHYQEPGNHSSPIVCGGYKCDTTITGDAWIAAIRDLGAEPVVILQVDGRQTAEVNRDDAVALYRHFAASGTPVRRFILGNELNCTCTPEKPEMSASEYSRRFNLITDALDAVDSAVRVGGPATAWNDLSYIRTFLEGSRDRVDFLDYHDYGNGTDPITDEDLLGAAIRSYETDLKEVGALAESVLGRKIDLQIGEFNSDFDDPDGHRTLTHFNTLWGAAALGQILHAGAAAYQYGDKNGQLGLTSTKGEGGIQRSEPLPIYHGIGMFTGEGLFRPFGTTMVQATADTAQLYAFASDAAKNVVLVNVGAQPLETRLTFTGLTAGTAAIWQSTSDAWAPHRTGTATIAGGAATLTLPAGSATTLVIDQQGLSATYFDNADLTAPKLTRIDPAVDFDWGANAPDPAVSADTFSVRWTGKVIAARAETYTFITTSDDGVRLWVDGTLVVDNWTDHSKRDDSGDIALSAGAHDLKMEFYDSGYDAIAQLHWSSPTVQRQIIPTANLLAG from the coding sequence ATGACTGCATCAGCGCGCCGCGCGCTCCGCGCCGCCCTCGCGGGCGGCCTGGCCGCGGCCGTGGCGATCTGGCCGGTGGCGGCACCGGCGGAGGCGGCCGTCTCCGCCGCCGTGTCGGTGGACTTCACCAAGCCGGTTCGTACGCTGTCCGCCGGCGACTACGGCGTGGGCATCACCGGGTACGGCGAGGGCTCGTACATCACGAACGACTCCCGCCACCGCGAAAACCTGCGCAACCTCAAAGCGGGCCGGATGCGCATAGAGCTGCACTACCAGGAGCCGGGCAACCACTCCAGCCCGATCGTGTGCGGTGGGTACAAGTGCGACACGACCATCACGGGCGACGCCTGGATCGCGGCCATCCGCGACCTGGGCGCCGAGCCGGTCGTCATCCTCCAGGTGGACGGCCGCCAGACCGCCGAGGTGAACCGGGACGACGCGGTCGCCCTCTACCGGCACTTCGCCGCCTCGGGCACGCCGGTGCGGCGCTTCATTCTGGGCAACGAGCTCAACTGCACCTGCACCCCAGAAAAGCCGGAAATGTCGGCATCTGAGTACAGTCGGCGCTTCAACCTGATCACCGACGCCCTCGACGCCGTGGACTCCGCGGTCCGCGTCGGCGGCCCCGCCACGGCCTGGAACGACCTGTCGTACATCAGGACGTTCCTGGAGGGCTCGCGGGACCGGGTCGACTTCCTCGACTACCACGACTACGGCAACGGCACTGACCCGATCACCGACGAGGACCTCCTGGGCGCCGCCATCCGCAGCTACGAGACGGACCTGAAGGAGGTCGGCGCGCTGGCCGAGTCCGTGCTCGGCCGCAAGATCGACCTGCAGATCGGCGAGTTCAACTCCGACTTCGACGACCCCGACGGCCACCGTACGCTGACGCACTTCAACACGCTGTGGGGCGCGGCGGCGCTGGGCCAGATCCTGCACGCCGGAGCCGCCGCCTACCAGTACGGCGACAAGAACGGCCAGCTCGGCCTGACCAGCACGAAAGGTGAGGGCGGCATCCAGCGCAGCGAGCCGCTGCCCATCTACCACGGCATCGGCATGTTCACCGGCGAGGGCCTGTTCCGCCCGTTCGGCACGACCATGGTGCAGGCGACGGCCGACACCGCCCAGTTGTACGCGTTCGCCTCGGACGCGGCCAAGAACGTCGTCCTTGTCAATGTCGGCGCCCAGCCGCTGGAGACCAGGCTCACGTTCACCGGCCTGACGGCGGGCACGGCCGCGATCTGGCAGAGCACCTCCGACGCGTGGGCCCCGCACCGCACCGGCACGGCCACCATCGCGGGCGGCGCCGCGACGCTCACGCTCCCCGCGGGCTCGGCCACGACCCTGGTCATCGACCAGCAGGGACTGTCGGCGACCTACTTCGACAACGCCGACCTGACCGCGCCCAAGCTGACCCGGATCGACCCGGCGGTGGACTTCGACTGGGGCGCGAACGCCCCCGACCCGGCCGTGTCCGCGGACACGTTCAGCGTGCGGTGGACCGGCAAGGTGATCGCCGCGCGCGCCGAGACGTACACGTTCATCACCACCAGCGACGACGGCGTGCGGCTCTGGGTGGACGGCACGCTCGTCGTGGACAACTGGACGGACCATTCCAAGCGCGACGACAGCGGCGACATCGCGCTGAGCGCCGGGGCGCACGACCTCAAGATGGAGTTCTACGACAGCGGCTACGACGCCATCGCCCAGCTCCACTGGTCCAGCCCCACCGTACAGAGGCAGATCATCCCCACGGCGAACCTGCTCGCCGGCTGA
- a CDS encoding organic hydroperoxide resistance protein: MSIYTAIATSAGRDARAVSSDGKLDVKLAMQKELGGDGEGTNPEQLFAAGYAACFASAMRLVGAQQKLDVSDASVTAEIGLSPNGKGGFQLEATLRVELPDSIAPEAARELVEATHQVCPYSNATRGNIPVNLVIE; the protein is encoded by the coding sequence ATGAGCATCTACACCGCCATCGCCACCTCCGCCGGACGCGACGCCCGCGCGGTCTCCTCGGACGGAAAGCTGGACGTCAAGCTGGCCATGCAGAAGGAGCTGGGCGGCGACGGCGAGGGCACCAACCCCGAGCAGCTCTTCGCCGCCGGCTACGCCGCCTGCTTCGCCTCGGCGATGCGGCTGGTGGGCGCGCAGCAGAAGCTCGACGTCTCGGACGCGTCGGTCACGGCCGAGATCGGCCTGTCGCCCAACGGCAAGGGCGGCTTCCAGCTCGAGGCCACGCTCCGGGTCGAACTGCCCGACTCCATCGCACCGGAGGCGGCCAGAGAGCTCGTCGAGGCCACCCACCAGGTGTGCCCCTACTCCAACGCCACCCGCGGCAACATCCCCGTCAACCTGGTCATCGAGTAG
- a CDS encoding ankyrin repeat domain-containing protein, translating to MGQDEVSTWDGVTLRSSYSDWVIEGRDKLADAARDGDWPRVFDLLKAHPDWINSGRVGGSSRYAPLHQVAWHGADADIAHQLVAGGAWRMLRTAQGEQAVDIADRMGHHHLLVPLTPVIRHQLPVETMRSIQRHFHTLIHDRAGDLITDQQLRLPELETLTEQRNPACWFAVPGMYGGFSYRLERTELTVESWCRIVGGSGQRHVIDEHGARLVAEGFV from the coding sequence ATGGGGCAGGACGAGGTTTCGACGTGGGATGGCGTCACTCTGCGGTCGAGTTACAGCGATTGGGTGATCGAGGGACGCGACAAGCTGGCCGACGCGGCGCGTGACGGTGACTGGCCAAGGGTCTTCGATCTGCTCAAAGCACACCCTGATTGGATCAACAGCGGCAGAGTCGGCGGCAGTAGCCGATACGCCCCGCTTCACCAGGTCGCCTGGCACGGTGCTGACGCCGACATTGCTCACCAGTTGGTTGCAGGCGGCGCCTGGCGCATGCTGCGCACGGCTCAAGGAGAGCAGGCGGTCGACATCGCTGATCGCATGGGACACCATCATCTCCTGGTACCGCTCACGCCAGTTATCCGCCACCAACTGCCAGTCGAGACCATGAGGTCGATCCAACGCCACTTTCACACACTGATTCACGACCGTGCCGGTGATCTGATCACCGATCAGCAGTTACGCCTTCCCGAGCTGGAAACACTCACCGAGCAGCGGAACCCAGCCTGCTGGTTTGCTGTCCCCGGCATGTACGGCGGTTTCAGCTATCGACTAGAGCGAACCGAACTGACCGTGGAAAGTTGGTGTCGCATCGTTGGGGGATCGGGTCAGCGGCACGTTATCGACGAACACGGTGCACGGCTCGTTGCCGAGGGTTTCGTCTGA
- a CDS encoding TetR/AcrR family transcriptional regulator — protein sequence MSAETLEGRRPSPARERVLETATRLFYTEGVHSVGIDRIIAEAGVAKATFYHHFPGKDDLVRAYVVQQTSLQHTLVTTLRATSPREKLMEIFAYMCEFGAGTSYRGCPFVNTAAEYPDPAHPVRQAINEYRSWVRGLYRDLLAADGHPDPERTADIVLLLRDGLVVGFDLDDPATVRAAVQEALARVLAT from the coding sequence GTGAGCGCAGAAACGTTGGAGGGCCGTCGCCCCAGCCCGGCGCGCGAGCGCGTCCTCGAGACCGCGACGCGCCTGTTCTACACGGAGGGCGTCCACTCGGTCGGGATCGACCGGATCATCGCCGAGGCGGGCGTCGCCAAGGCGACCTTCTACCACCACTTCCCGGGCAAGGACGACCTCGTCCGCGCCTACGTGGTCCAGCAGACCTCGCTGCAGCACACCCTGGTCACGACCCTGCGGGCCACCTCGCCGCGCGAGAAGCTGATGGAGATCTTCGCCTACATGTGCGAGTTCGGCGCGGGCACCAGCTATCGCGGCTGCCCGTTCGTCAACACGGCGGCCGAGTATCCCGACCCCGCCCATCCCGTACGGCAGGCCATCAACGAATATCGCAGCTGGGTCCGCGGCCTCTACCGCGACCTCCTGGCCGCCGACGGCCACCCCGACCCAGAGCGGACCGCCGACATCGTCCTGCTGCTCAGGGACGGGCTCGTGGTCGGCTTCGACCTCGACGATCCCGCCACGGTCCGCGCCGCCGTCCAGGAGGCGCTCGCCAGGGTGCTGGCCACGTGA
- a CDS encoding ISAs1 family transposase: protein MPSSPIDVLSRHLEHVTAARLPADLPAEPLDLPTLAELLNTIPDPRSRRGRRYRLGPLLALSLLAVLGGATSPAKIARFIAGYDPDLRAHAGLPGTIRLAASTLGRLFARLDGDAFDTATCTYLAELATCAPPAGPGDQPEGRIPLSGLAVDGKTLRGSRTSQGVTHLLAATCQNTQIVVAQRQVEANSNEIPAFTPLLSGLDLTGVVVTADALHTQQEHARQIVTASGHYLFIVKGNQPTLLRRLKALPWREAILNDHTDETGHGRREIRHMKICTARPGLPFPHAAQAIQVKRRRTDHRTGKTTIVTIYAITSLSPGRITHAQLAALIRGHWSIEALHHIRDVTYREDASRVRTGTAPRIMAGLRNLAIGLARLIGSTNIAAATDHYRSHPADGLQLLGFTT, encoded by the coding sequence GTGCCATCATCCCCGATCGACGTGCTCTCGCGCCACTTGGAGCACGTCACCGCCGCCAGACTGCCCGCCGACCTGCCCGCCGAGCCGCTCGATCTGCCCACGCTCGCCGAACTCCTGAACACCATCCCGGACCCGCGCAGCCGCCGGGGACGCCGCTACCGGCTCGGCCCTCTGCTGGCGTTATCCCTGCTCGCCGTGCTCGGCGGCGCCACCTCCCCGGCCAAGATCGCCAGATTCATCGCCGGGTACGACCCCGACCTGCGCGCCCATGCCGGCCTGCCCGGCACGATACGCCTGGCCGCCAGTACCCTGGGACGACTGTTCGCCCGCCTGGACGGCGACGCCTTCGACACAGCGACCTGCACCTATCTCGCCGAGCTTGCCACCTGCGCCCCGCCCGCCGGCCCAGGCGACCAGCCCGAAGGCCGGATCCCGCTGTCCGGCCTGGCCGTGGACGGCAAAACCCTGCGCGGCAGCCGCACCAGCCAAGGCGTGACCCATTTGCTGGCCGCCACCTGCCAGAACACACAGATCGTCGTGGCCCAACGGCAGGTCGAGGCCAACAGCAACGAGATTCCCGCGTTCACCCCCCTGCTGTCCGGGCTCGACCTGACCGGCGTGGTGGTCACCGCCGATGCCCTGCATACCCAGCAGGAGCACGCCCGGCAGATCGTCACCGCCAGCGGCCACTACCTGTTCATCGTCAAAGGCAACCAGCCCACACTCCTGCGCCGGCTCAAGGCCCTGCCCTGGCGCGAAGCGATTCTCAACGACCACACCGACGAGACCGGCCACGGCCGCCGAGAGATCCGCCACATGAAGATCTGCACTGCCCGCCCGGGCCTGCCCTTCCCCCACGCCGCCCAGGCGATCCAGGTCAAACGCCGCCGCACCGACCACCGCACCGGCAAGACCACCATCGTCACGATCTACGCGATCACCAGCCTGTCACCGGGCCGGATCACCCACGCCCAGCTCGCCGCACTCATCCGTGGCCACTGGAGCATCGAGGCCCTGCACCACATTCGCGACGTCACCTACCGCGAAGACGCCTCCCGCGTCCGCACCGGCACGGCACCCCGCATCATGGCCGGTTTGCGTAACCTGGCCATCGGCCTGGCCCGTCTGATCGGCTCAACCAACATCGCCGCCGCCACCGACCACTACCGCAGCCACCCCGCCGACGGACTCCAGCTACTCGGGTTCACAACATGA
- a CDS encoding enoyl-CoA hydratase/isomerase family protein produces MAELDKYASTYAEHFVMERNDGVLLLRMHTGGGPAVMGLSLHHAWGQVFQEAGNDPANEVLIITGTGGSWMAGLEPDLRERRLTGGRYQTYYDGIKLLENLVFAVDVPTIGAINGPGYHHELALACDITLCTPETVFDDTHFRAGAVPGDGQHLVFQELLGLKRSAMALYTGAGMDAAQALELGLVNEVVPADRLILRARELAATIMAAPRTTRRLTHAVLQRPWKRRLVDDLGFGRAHQLFET; encoded by the coding sequence GTGGCCGAACTGGACAAGTACGCGAGCACGTATGCCGAGCACTTCGTGATGGAGCGGAACGACGGTGTGCTGCTGCTGCGGATGCACACCGGTGGCGGTCCCGCCGTCATGGGGTTGTCCCTGCACCACGCGTGGGGACAGGTCTTTCAGGAAGCCGGGAACGACCCGGCCAACGAGGTGCTGATTATCACGGGCACCGGCGGGTCCTGGATGGCCGGGCTGGAGCCGGACCTGCGCGAGAGGCGGCTGACCGGCGGGCGCTACCAGACCTACTACGACGGCATCAAGCTGCTGGAGAACCTGGTGTTCGCGGTGGACGTTCCCACCATCGGCGCCATCAACGGCCCTGGTTACCACCACGAGCTCGCGCTCGCCTGTGACATCACCTTGTGCACCCCCGAGACCGTCTTCGACGACACTCATTTCCGGGCCGGCGCGGTGCCGGGTGACGGCCAGCACCTGGTCTTTCAGGAGCTCCTCGGCCTCAAGCGCAGCGCCATGGCGCTCTACACCGGCGCGGGCATGGATGCCGCGCAGGCGCTGGAGCTGGGCCTGGTCAACGAGGTGGTGCCGGCCGACCGGCTGATCCTCCGGGCCAGGGAGCTGGCAGCGACGATCATGGCGGCCCCTCGTACCACGCGCAGGCTGACCCACGCCGTGCTCCAGCGTCCGTGGAAGCGG
- a CDS encoding TetR family transcriptional regulator, with the protein MSARRDARRELMSAAISLSLEAGFDATTVDEIAKAAGVARRTFFRHFRTKEDAILPDHDACLGRVTEFLESASPLRSPLLVIADAAGIVLDMYAEDPETAVKRYELTRRVPALREWEIAAISRYQRAFVGYMDGRRAEDGGPEFRLRHEVASAAVVAAHNHVLRGWLRSGGRGDVRVRLAAAISEVIKTLGPWVDGLEAEAAADEVMVVLTTRRTPLWKIAEEIEAVARRAEDPAPR; encoded by the coding sequence ATGTCCGCGAGGCGAGACGCGCGCCGGGAGCTGATGTCCGCGGCCATCAGCCTGTCGCTTGAGGCCGGGTTCGACGCGACCACGGTGGACGAGATCGCCAAGGCCGCCGGGGTGGCCAGGCGGACGTTCTTCCGGCACTTCCGTACGAAGGAGGACGCGATCCTCCCCGACCACGACGCGTGCCTGGGACGGGTGACGGAGTTCCTGGAGTCGGCCTCTCCGCTGCGTTCGCCGCTCCTCGTGATCGCGGACGCCGCCGGGATCGTCCTGGACATGTACGCCGAGGACCCGGAGACCGCCGTCAAGCGGTACGAGCTGACGCGGCGGGTGCCGGCGCTGCGCGAGTGGGAGATCGCCGCCATCAGCCGTTACCAGCGGGCCTTCGTCGGCTATATGGACGGCCGCCGCGCGGAGGACGGCGGGCCGGAGTTCCGGCTGCGGCACGAGGTCGCCTCCGCCGCCGTGGTGGCCGCGCACAACCACGTGCTGCGCGGGTGGTTGCGGTCGGGCGGCCGGGGGGACGTACGGGTGCGACTCGCGGCGGCGATCTCCGAGGTGATCAAGACCCTCGGCCCCTGGGTGGACGGCCTCGAGGCGGAGGCCGCCGCGGACGAGGTCATGGTCGTCCTCACCACCCGCCGCACGCCGCTGTGGAAGATCGCGGAGGAGATCGAGGCCGTCGCCCGCCGCGCCGAGGATCCGGCTCCTCGATGA